The Drechmeria coniospora strain ARSEF 6962 chromosome 02, whole genome shotgun sequence genome has a segment encoding these proteins:
- a CDS encoding putative E3 ubiquitin-protein ligase hulA, whose amino-acid sequence MSGRVESGLPSKPNVRVTIIAADGLYKRDVFRFPDPFAVATINGEQTKTTTVSKRTLNPYWNESFDFRANEGSILAVQVFDQKKFKKKDQGFLGVINIRVGDVMPDLGPDAEDQMLTRDLKKSTDNLVVHGKLIINLSCNLSTPVRGGPAPSSGPLLSAPGSSSMSNLAAPLDNRAGSSSMAGPNGMANGSSVNLAHHPASASATPMPGAASEGNLPRPTSQLSPFEDNQGRLPGGWERREDNLGRTYYVDHNTRTTSWNRPTAVGAAEQRSDREAATQVERQRHQNRTLPEDRTGTSSPSPQQQQQGAVPPGGSPTAANSTLAPSTGSSMMHTGATSPGTGELPPGWEQRWTPEGRPYYVDHNTRTTTWVDPRRQQYIRMYGGQNNANGQIQQQPVSQLGPLPSGWEMRLTNTARVYFVDHNTKTTTWDDPRLPSSLDQNVPQYKRDFRRKLIYFRSQPAMRILSGQCHIKVRRSHIFEDSFAEITRQSPADLKKRLMIKFDGEDGLDYGGLSREFFFLLSHEMFNPFYCLFEYSAHDNYTLQINPHSGINPEHLNYFKFIGRVVGLSIFHRRFLDAFFIGALYKMVLGKAVALADMEGVDADFHRSLQWMLDNDISGGILEQTFSTEDERFGVLTTEDLIPNGRNIDVTNENKKEYVDLMVKWRIEKRIAEQFHAFKEGFQELIPQDLINVFDERELELLIGGIAEIDIDDWKKHTDYRGYTESDEVIQNFWTTVRSWDGEQKSRLLQFTTGTSRIPVNGFKDLQGSDGPRRFTIEKAGEITNLPKAHTCFNRIDLPAYKNMETLQQKLTIAVEETMGFGQE is encoded by the exons ATGAGCGGCCGCGTCGAGTCCGGGCTTCCCAG CAAGCCCAATGTCCGCGTGACGA tcatcgccgccgatggcctctACAAGCGAGATGTGTTTC GCTTCCCCGACCCCTTTGCCGTGGCGACCATCAACGGCGAGCAGACCAAGACGACGACCGTGAGCAAGAGGACGCTAAATCCGTACTGGAACGAGAGCTTTGACTT CCGGGCCAACGAAGGCAGCATTCTAGCAGTCCAAGTTTTTGATCAAAAGAAATTCAAGAAGAAGGACCAAggcttcctcggcgtcaTCAACATTCGAGTCGGCGACGTCATGCCGGACCTTGGACCCGATGCTGAGG ATCAGATGCTCACGCGAGATCTCAAGAAGTCGACGGACAACCTCGTCGTTCACGGAAAGCTCATCATTAACCTTTCCTGCAACTTGAGCACACCCGTTCGCGGAGGACCGGCACCGAGCAGCGGACCGTTGCTGTCGGCTCCTGGTTCGTCGAGCATGTCTAACCTTGCGGCGCCGCTCGACAACAGAGCTgggtcgtcgtccatggcggGGCCGAACGGAATGGCCAACGGCAGCTCCGTCAACCTCGCCCACCATCCCGCCAGCGCCAGCGCGACGCCCATGCCTGGCGCCGCGTCCGAGGGCAACCTGCCACGCCCGACCAGCCAGCTCAGCCCGTTCGAGGATAACCAGGGCCGTCTTCCGGGCGGCTGGGAGCGTCGGGAGGACAATCTGGGACGAACCTACTACGTGGACCACAACACCCGCACCACGAGCTGGAACCGCCcgaccgccgtcggcgccgccgagcagcgAAGCGACAGGGAGGCGGCCACGCAGGTGGAGCGTCAGAGACACCAGAACCGCACCCTGCCCGAGGATAGAACGGGCACGAGCTCGCCCAgcccgcagcagcagcagcagggtgCCGTGCCTCCGGGTGGTagcccgacggccgccaaCAGCACTCTGGCCCCCAGCACCGGCTCCTCGATGATGCACACCGGAGCCACCAGTCCCGGTACGGGAGAGCTCCCGCCTGGCTGGGAGCAGCGATGGACCCCCGAGGGCCGACCGTACTACGTCGATCACAATACGAGGACCACGACTTGGGTCGACCCGCGCCGCCAGCAGTACATCCGCATGTACGGCGGACAGAACAACGCCAACGGCCAGatccagcagcagcccgTTTCTCAGCTCGGACCTCTCCCTAGCGGCTGGGAGATGCGGTTGACGAACACGGCTCGCGTCTACTTTGTCGACCACAACACGAAGACGACCACCTGGGATGACCCACGCCTGCCCTCGTCTCTGGACCAGAACGTTCCTCAGTACAAGAGAGACTTCCGGCGCAAGTTGATCTACTTCCGGTCGCAGCCGGCGATGCGCATTCTCAGCGGGCAATGCCACATCAAGGTCCGACGATCGCACATTTTCGAAGATTCCTTTGCCGAAATCACGCGGCAGTCGCCCGCGGATTTGAAGAAGCGGTTGATGATCAAGTTTGACGGAGAGGACGGCCTCGACTACGGCGGCTTGTCCCGCGAgttcttcttcctcttgtCGCACGAAATGTTCAATCCCTTTTACTGCCTCTTCGAATACTCGGCCCACGACAACTACACGCTCCAGATAAATCCCCATTCGGGCATCAACCCCGAGCATCTGAACTACTTCAAGTTCATCGGACGAGTCGTCGGTCTCTCCATCTTCCaccgccgcttcctcgatGCCTTCTTCATCGGCGCCCTCTACAAGATGGTACTGGGCAAGGCCGTGGCCCTGGCCGACATGGAGGGTGTCGATGCCGACTTCCACCGCTCGCTGCAGTGGATGCTGGACAACGACATTTCCGGCGGCATTCTCGAGCAGACCTTCTCCACCGAAGACGAACGCTTCGGCGTGCTGACGACGGAGGACCTCATCCCGAACGGCCGAAACATTGACGTGACCAACGAGAACAAGAAGGAGTACGTGGACCTCATGGTCAAGTGGCGCATCGAGAAGCGCATCGCCGAGCAGTTCCACGCCTTCAAGGAGGGGTTCCAGGAGCTCATCCCCCAGGATCTCATCAACGTCTTCGACGAGCGTGAGCTGGAGCTCCTCATAGGAGGCATTGCCGAGATTGACATCGACGACTGGAAGAAGCACACCGACTATCGCGGATACACGGAATCCGACGAAGTCATCCAAAACTTTTGGACCACGGTCCGGTCCTGGGACGGCGAGCAAAAGTCTCGTCTCCTGCAGTTTACCACAGGCACCTCCCGGATCCCCGTCAACGGCTTCAAGGATCTCCAGGGCAGCGACGGCCCGCGACGGTTCACCATCGAAAAGGCCGGCGAGATTACCAATCTTCCCAAGGCGCACACTTG TTTCAATCGAATAGACTTGCCCGCGTACAAGAACATGGAGACATTGCAGCAGAAGCTAACGATAGCGGTGGAAGAAACGATGGGCTTTGGCCAGGAATGA
- a CDS encoding mitochondrial NADH-ubiquinone oxidoreductase 20 kD subunit, protein MLPSTRKAASMALRVKPTTALAPFRAAAAFDASSSRRHASSLTPHSGASALAKARKEVPLASQEPTKGPLEYALTSLDAITNWARQSSLWPMTFGLACCAVEMMHLSTPRYDQDRLGIIFRASPRQSDVMIVAGTLTNKMAPALRQVYDQMPEPRWVISMGSCANGGGYYHYSYSVVRGCDRIVPVDIYVPGCPPTSEALMYGIFQLQRKMRNTKITRMWYRR, encoded by the exons ATGCTTCCGTCGACGCGAAAggcggcctcgatggccCTGCGAG TCAAGCCGACGACCGCCCTGGCGCCCTTCCGGGCTGCTGCCGCATTCGACGCCTCCAGCTCGCGTCGACATGCGAGCTCTTTGACGCCTCATAGCGGTGCCTCGGCGCTGGCCAAGGCCCGCAAGGAAGTTCCCCTTGCGAGCCAGGAGCCCACCAAAGGTCCCCTCGAATACGCACT CACCTCCCTCGATGCCATCACCAACTGGGCGCGCCAATCCTCCCTGTGGCCCATGACGTTTGGCCTCGCCTGCTGCGCCGTCGAGATGATGCACCTCTCCACGCCCCGCTACGACCAGGATCGCCTGGGAATCATCTTCCGTGCTTCGCCCCGACAGTCCGACGTCAtgatcgtcgccggcaccctcACCAACAAGATGGCCCCCGCCCTGCGCCAAGTCTACGACCAAATGCCCGAACCCCGCTGGGTCATCTCCATGGGCTCCTGCGCCAACGGAGGCGGCTACTACCACTACAGCTATAGCGTCGTTCGCGGCTGCGACCGCATCGTCCCCGTCGACATCTACGTCCCCGGCTGCCCGCCCACCAGCGAGGCCCTGATGTACGGCATCTTTCAGCTTCAACGCAAGATGCGCAACACCAAGATCACGCGCATGTGGTACAGGCGGTAG